TCGAAGCTGGATCCGCTTCTGCGCGTTTTTCAGGTGGCCGACGATGTTGCCGATCAGGTGCGCGCGGTCCTCATCGGTCATGACCTTGCCGTAGAGCGCGCCCGCCTGAACGAAGTCCACGTCTCCGAGGGTGTAGGCATGGCGGCCCGCCATGCCGGCTACGTCAATCGCTGGGGGAGCGACGCTTGGATCCGGAGAAGCGCCGCCGAAGCTGTTCGGCCAGTAATTCGGGCCGCCGCCACCGTTGTCGTCGAGGCGCATCGCCCCGTCGCGCTGGTAGCTGTTCATCTCGCACGCTCTCGGAGCATTGACGGGCAGCAGATGGTAGTTCGGGCCGAGCCTGTGCCGGTGCGTGTCGTGGTAGCTGAAGAGCCGTCCCTGCAGCATCTTGTCCGGCGATGGTCCGATGCCCGGAACGAAGTTCGCGGGCGAGAACGCCGCCTGCTCGACCTCGGCGAAGTAGTTCTCGGGGTTGCGGTTCAGCACCAGCCGCCCGATCTCGATCGGCGGGAAATCCGCGTGCGGCCACACCTTGGTGATGTCGAACGGGTCGAAACGGTAGGTCTTCGCCTGCTCCGGAGTCATGATCTGGACCTCCATCCTCCACGACGGGTATTCCCCCCGGGCGATGGCATCATGGAGGTCGCGGGTCGCGACGTCCGGGTCTATGCCGCGCATCGCGTCGGCCTCCGGACCGGTGAAGTTTCGTATTCCCTGCTCGGTCTTGAAGTGAAGCTGCACCCAGACGCATTCGCCCTTCTCGTTGTACCACATATATGTGTGGCTGCTGTATCCGTTCATGTGGCGGTAACTCCGGGGAGTTCCCCGATCCGAGAAGAGTATCGTCACCTGATGGATGGACTCCGGCGTCAGCGAGAGGAAGTCCCAGAACATGTCCGGATCCTTGAGGTTCGTCGCCGGATTCCTCTTCTGGGTGTGGATGAAGTCCGGGAACTTCATCGGGTCGCGGATGAAGAAGACAGGCGTGTTGTTGCCGACCATGTCGTAGTTGCCTTCCTCGGTGTAGAACTTGATCGCGAACCCGCGGGGGTCGCGCTCGGAGTCCGCTGAGCCCTTCTCGCCGCCCACGGTGGAGAAGCGGAGGAAGACCTCGGTCTTCTTCCCGATCGCCGAGAGGAACTTCGCCCGCGTGTAGTTCGTGACGTCCTTGGTCACCTCGAAGTACCCGTAGGCGCCCGCCCCCTTGGCGTGAACGACGCGCTCGGGAATCCGTTCCCGGTCGAAGTGTGCCAGCTTCTCCGTCAGGTGCGCGTCCTGGATCAACACCGGGCCCTTCTCGCCGGCCGTTGCGGAGTTGAGGTCGTTGTCAACGGGCGCTCCGAAACCCGTGGTGAGTCTCTCGTTCTCTTTCATGATCCTACTCCTTTCAATCCATTGATGTCTTGCCTGCCTTCATTGCCCAGACAGCCTGTGCATAGCCCTCTCAACTCCACGTGAGAGGTCTCGACCCTTCCGAGCGCAACGATCTCCGGTGGCACCGCGAGTTCGTCAAACTCGGGATTGCGGAAGTCGTGAGCTGTCCCGCAGCGCGCGCATACGAAGTGGTGATGGGTGCTGGTGTCCGGGTCGAAACGAACCCTGTCTCTAGGAGGTCCTACCGTGGAGAGGATGCCGAGGTCCCTCAGAAACCAGAGTGTGCGATAAACGGTGTCAAGTGAGATGGTTGGCATCTCCTTGCGCACCGACTCATAGACGGCCTCCGCGTCCGGGTGGTCGTTTCTCTCAACAACCGATCTCAGAACGACCAGCCGCTGATGGGTCACCTTCGCGCCGACCCGCCTGCAGGCTTCCTGGAAGCGTTCGACCGCGCTCTCGACTCTCGTGTCTTCTTCGGCCATAGATGAGCTTGATAGGATTTATTACGAAATAGTAACAGAAACTATAATTCTTGTCAAGCTCTGATATGGCGCGATCCAGGATGGAAAGCAGAGGCCGCCCGTCGCAGCAGTGGGCGGCCATCATGTGGGAACATCTGGGAAGATATCAGTCTTCCTTCAGCGCCCCGTAGACCAGTCCTGCCAGGATTGCTCCCAGAATCGGGAAGACCCAGAAGAACCAGAGTTGTTCGAGCGCCCATCCGCCTGCGATCACTGCGGGTCCCGTGCTTCGAGCGGGGTTCACAGATGTGTTCGTCACGGGAATGCTGATGAGGTGTATCAGGGTCAGCATCAAGCCGATGGGGATCGGCGCAAACCCCGCCGGGGCCGTTTTCTCTGTCGTCTTGAGGATGACCAGCAGGAACATGAAGGTCATTACGATCTCGGCGATGAGGCACGCCACCATGGTGTACTGACCCGGCGAGTGCCCGGCATAGCCGTTCGCCGCGAGCGCCCCCGCGATACTGAACTCCGGACCGCCGCTTGCGATTGCATACAGCACCGCCGACGCCGCGATCCCGCCGATCACCTGGAAGATGACGTAGCCCGGTACATCCTTCCACGGGAACTTCTTTGCTACCGCCAATCCGACTGTGACGGCCGGGTTTATGTGGCATCCGGAAATCCGCCCGATGGCATATGCCATCGTCAGCAGGGTCAGTCCGAACGCCAGTGAGACCCCAAGCAGGCCGATTCCCACACCGGGGAAGGCCGCGGCGAGAACCGCGCTGCCGGTCCCGCCCAGCACAAGCCAGAAAGTGCCGATGCACTCCGCAAAGAGACGCTTGCCGATGCTCATTCGGTAACCTCCTTTGTATCGAAGTCCTAGTCCCGGTATTCGGCGGGCAGGCGGAATCTCCTGCTTCCTGTGAGAGCCGCATGATGTCGGCACTCGCTTCGTGAAGGAACGGTATTGACATGACGCGAACAATACAGGGGTAACGCCGGGCGGTCGCGCTCCCCTGTTCGGAGAGGCCGCCAAGCGCATGAAGACAGGAGAAATCTATGGCAAAGGATGAAGTTTTCGCGAAACCGCGCGATATGAATAGTGATTTCAAGTTCGATGAGACCGTGACGACCGTCTTCGACGACATGGTCAGCCGCTCGGTGCCATTCTATGAAGAGCTTCAGCGCATGACCGGGGAGATGGCGGTGGATTTTGCCGTTGACGGAACGAACCTCTACGATCTTGGCTGCGCGACCGGCACTACATTCCTGTATCTGGACCCGCTGGTCAGTCCGGGCGTGAAGTTCGTTGGCATAGACAACTCGAGCGAGATGATCAAGAAGGCGGATGAGAAGATGAAAGAACATCATCTAGCCCACGCCTACGAGTTCATCGAAGCCGATCTGAACAAGGGATTGCTCATTGAGAATGCCTCGGTAGTCGTGATGATCCTGACGCTGCAGTTCGTGCGTCCCCTCTACCGCCAGCATGTGATAAGAGAGGTCGCCAATGGGCTAAACGAGAATGGGTGCCTCATTCTCATAGAGAAGCTCGTCCACTCAGACTCCCTTTTCAACCGTCTCTTCATCAAGTACTACTACGATATGAAACGTCGCAAGGGGTACTCGGAGATGGAGATATCCCAGAAGCGCGAAGCGTTGGAGAACGTGCTGATCCCGTATAGGATGGAGGAGAACAGGGACCTCCTGCTCAGCGAGGGATTCAGATACTGCGAAGAGTTCTTCCGCTGGTACAACTTCTGTGGAATGGTGGCGGTGAAATAGGTGACGAGCACGAACGGCGACGAAGTGCGCTCCGGACTTTTCGTCAGCCTCGGGAACTTCTTCTTCTTTCACCGAAACTGGATGTTTGCGGTGGTCATGCTGGGGCTGGTCATCGCCTATCGCCCGGTCTATCCCCTGGGCAGCGAGTCGCTGGACAGGTGGCTCGATGTTCTTGGCATCGCAGTCATACTTGGCGGACAGGCCCTGCGTGCGATAGTCATCGGCCTGGCTTACATAGTGCGCGGCGGCAAGGATGGGAAGGTCTACGCCGAGGGTCTTGTCACAACTGGGTTCTTCAGTCATTGTCGCAACCCCCTCTATGTCGGCAACATGATGGTCTTCTTCGGCCTGTTCATCGTCTTCAACAATCCGCTCGTATACCTCATTGGGGTGCCGTTTGTCTTGCTCGTGTACGCCGCCATCACTGCGGCCGAGGAGGCTTATCTGCGCGGGCGATTCGGTCAGGAGTACGAGGACTACTGCGGGCGTGTGAGACGGTGGTTGCCGACTCTGCGCGGCCTTCGCCAAACCGTTCGAGGAATGACGTTCTCATGGGCAAGGGTCGTGATTCGAGAGTACGGCTCGACCTACGCGTGGACATCATGGCTGCTGTTCCTGCTCGGGTATGAGCGGCTGGCTCACTCCACCTACAAGCAAGAACAGGCGCCATTGGTGCTTCTACTGGCAGCCTGGATACTCGCCACAGTCGCCTGGCTCGCGATCGGCCAGTTGAAGCGAAGTCATCGTCTCGTGGCCGACTGACCTAGTGCCGGGCAGAAGTATATGCATGGCTGCGAGACGACCAGTAAGCTCACAGACCCGCCCCGCGAGTGTTGCAGCAGTTGCCTTTCTCCGATCCCGTTGACATGTTGGCATCTTCGCAGATCGCCGCCCAAAGGCTCAGACGAGAGTATCCGTTGATGTGACTGGTGCCATGTTCCTTGATGCCCGGCCGGCTTGGGGCGGCGTGATGATATGTCGTGGCTACCATGTGTCGGGCAACACCGGGTTCGAGGTCTGCGGCGGTTTGGCATGCAGGCTCATCTCTACGGCCACCGTCGTGCCCTTCGGGCCTGTGGCCAGGTAAACCTGGTCGGCGACCGAGATCATCGCTTTGTAGCCCATGCCCAGCGATACGGCGGTCGTGTAGCCTCTTTTCAGCGCCACGTCCGGGAGGTTTATCTCCTGTATGCCCGGCCCGGTGTCCGTGACGACTACGAGCAGAGCGCCGTCATCGCGTCGGTGGACGGTGGCTGTTCCCTTGTCGGCATGTTTGATCGCGTTGGTTGTGGCCTCACCGGCGCACAGAACCAGGTCGAACACCCTGGTCTCGTCCATGCCCTCGGCCGACGCGATCTCCGCGACCATGCGGCGCGCCCTGCCCAGATCTTCGGGTCGCCTGACAACGGACGTGGCTATCGGCGGACCGGCCATCTGCTTGATCTCCTCGCGATCGCAGATGAGCAGCTTGCCCTCGGTCGCCGCCTCGATCGTCTTTCGGTAGAATCGGCGCCGCTCATCCCTGGCCTGCACCTGATCGGTGATATCCTCGAACAGCACCCCAACCTGGCTGCCGGGGAGACTGAACACTCGGAAGGAGTAATACTTTGGGGATAGATTCGTATCCGAGTACGCGAACTCTGTCACCCGGAAAGGTCGCCCGGTTCGCACCACGTCCGCAAACCGTTGCGGAATGCCCTGGTCGCGAAGGTCCGGGAACACGTCGTCTATGTATCTCCCGATAATCTCTCTCTGGCGCAATCCCATGTTCGCCGTTGATGCCGGGTTTGTCGCCGTCAGCCTCAGGGTGCGGTCGTCTTCCGGGTCCTCCAACTCGTAGATGTACAGTCCAAGCTGCATGTTGTGGACCACATCGCTGAACAGCCTCATGGATTCCCTGGTTTCGTTTCGCTCGGTGACGTCGAAAATGATCGCAAGCAGTCGCTCCTTGCCGCCGTCGCGCAGCCTGGTGCCGTGTACCTCCACATCGAACTTCTTGCCGTCTCTGCGCACATGCAGGGATTCCCCTGCAAACCATTCGCCCAGGGCGGTCCCGGCGAAGCTCTCGAACATATGGTAATGGCCGGGGTCTACGATGTCTCTGCCGGAGAGACCGATGAGTTTCCTGCGCGAGTATCCGTAGAGCTCGCACGCTCTGGCGTTCGTGTCCACGATGCGGCCTTCTATGTCGAAGAGCAGGAACGCGTCCACGTTCGAGTTGAAGATGGATCGGTATCGCTCCTCGCTCTCGTGAAGCGCGTCCTCGGCATGCTTCCGCGCCGTGATGTCGAGTCCCACGCTCAGTATCTCCGTGACATCTCCCTGTTCGCTCAATACGAGTTTGTTAGTCCAGGCTATCCATACCCGCTCGCCGTCCTTGCGCATGTTCTCGTTCACGTTGGTCTCGTGGCGCTCGGGATGAGCCAGGATATCGGCGATCATTGCGCGAAGGTCACGCCCGGACGTCTCCGTCTCCGACACTATCGTGCCGATGACGTTCCGGCCGACGATCTCTCTCTCTTTGTAACCGAAGAA
The sequence above is a segment of the Armatimonadota bacterium genome. Coding sequences within it:
- a CDS encoding catalase, translated to MKENERLTTGFGAPVDNDLNSATAGEKGPVLIQDAHLTEKLAHFDRERIPERVVHAKGAGAYGYFEVTKDVTNYTRAKFLSAIGKKTEVFLRFSTVGGEKGSADSERDPRGFAIKFYTEEGNYDMVGNNTPVFFIRDPMKFPDFIHTQKRNPATNLKDPDMFWDFLSLTPESIHQVTILFSDRGTPRSYRHMNGYSSHTYMWYNEKGECVWVQLHFKTEQGIRNFTGPEADAMRGIDPDVATRDLHDAIARGEYPSWRMEVQIMTPEQAKTYRFDPFDITKVWPHADFPPIEIGRLVLNRNPENYFAEVEQAAFSPANFVPGIGPSPDKMLQGRLFSYHDTHRHRLGPNYHLLPVNAPRACEMNSYQRDGAMRLDDNGGGGPNYWPNSFGGASPDPSVAPPAIDVAGMAGRHAYTLGDVDFVQAGALYGKVMTDEDRAHLIGNIVGHLKNAQKRIQLRQTALFYKADPDYGKRVAEGLGLSPEEVKELAAMSQEDRVKATST
- a CDS encoding transcriptional repressor → MAEEDTRVESAVERFQEACRRVGAKVTHQRLVVLRSVVERNDHPDAEAVYESVRKEMPTISLDTVYRTLWFLRDLGILSTVGPPRDRVRFDPDTSTHHHFVCARCGTAHDFRNPEFDELAVPPEIVALGRVETSHVELRGLCTGCLGNEGRQDINGLKGVGS
- the aqpZ gene encoding aquaporin Z, with product MSIGKRLFAECIGTFWLVLGGTGSAVLAAAFPGVGIGLLGVSLAFGLTLLTMAYAIGRISGCHINPAVTVGLAVAKKFPWKDVPGYVIFQVIGGIAASAVLYAIASGGPEFSIAGALAANGYAGHSPGQYTMVACLIAEIVMTFMFLLVILKTTEKTAPAGFAPIPIGLMLTLIHLISIPVTNTSVNPARSTGPAVIAGGWALEQLWFFWVFPILGAILAGLVYGALKED
- the cmoA gene encoding carboxy-S-adenosyl-L-methionine synthase CmoA; this encodes MAKDEVFAKPRDMNSDFKFDETVTTVFDDMVSRSVPFYEELQRMTGEMAVDFAVDGTNLYDLGCATGTTFLYLDPLVSPGVKFVGIDNSSEMIKKADEKMKEHHLAHAYEFIEADLNKGLLIENASVVVMILTLQFVRPLYRQHVIREVANGLNENGCLILIEKLVHSDSLFNRLFIKYYYDMKRRKGYSEMEISQKREALENVLIPYRMEENRDLLLSEGFRYCEEFFRWYNFCGMVAVK
- a CDS encoding isoprenylcysteine carboxylmethyltransferase family protein — its product is MTSTNGDEVRSGLFVSLGNFFFFHRNWMFAVVMLGLVIAYRPVYPLGSESLDRWLDVLGIAVILGGQALRAIVIGLAYIVRGGKDGKVYAEGLVTTGFFSHCRNPLYVGNMMVFFGLFIVFNNPLVYLIGVPFVLLVYAAITAAEEAYLRGRFGQEYEDYCGRVRRWLPTLRGLRQTVRGMTFSWARVVIREYGSTYAWTSWLLFLLGYERLAHSTYKQEQAPLVLLLAAWILATVAWLAIGQLKRSHRLVAD
- a CDS encoding PAS domain S-box protein, with product MDEQRLPGESQWMLQLVLDTIPVRVFWKDRNCVFLGCNQLFASDAGFSTVEDIVGKTDYDVPWKEQADLYQADDRAVMETGTPKLHYEEPQRTPDGRIIWLRTSKIPLRDSDGHVIGVMGVYEDITERKEAENALRISEERYRELIENTNSIILRWGRDGTVRFLNEFGQSFFGYKEREIVGRNVIGTIVSETETSGRDLRAMIADILAHPERHETNVNENMRKDGERVWIAWTNKLVLSEQGDVTEILSVGLDITARKHAEDALHESEERYRSIFNSNVDAFLLFDIEGRIVDTNARACELYGYSRRKLIGLSGRDIVDPGHYHMFESFAGTALGEWFAGESLHVRRDGKKFDVEVHGTRLRDGGKERLLAIIFDVTERNETRESMRLFSDVVHNMQLGLYIYELEDPEDDRTLRLTATNPASTANMGLRQREIIGRYIDDVFPDLRDQGIPQRFADVVRTGRPFRVTEFAYSDTNLSPKYYSFRVFSLPGSQVGVLFEDITDQVQARDERRRFYRKTIEAATEGKLLICDREEIKQMAGPPIATSVVRRPEDLGRARRMVAEIASAEGMDETRVFDLVLCAGEATTNAIKHADKGTATVHRRDDGALLVVVTDTGPGIQEINLPDVALKRGYTTAVSLGMGYKAMISVADQVYLATGPKGTTVAVEMSLHAKPPQTSNPVLPDTW